A segment of the Vespula pensylvanica isolate Volc-1 chromosome 9, ASM1446617v1, whole genome shotgun sequence genome:
agattaaagcTTTGAAATgtactaattattatatttttcgaagacCTGTTTACTTGTTTCGAATAACTACACCTGTAACTCAtgtatatcatacatatatatatatatatatatgatgtatatatgtatgtactattTAATGATCTGTTGCAATGAAAACGAAATCTAAAAAAGCTTATTGATAACATCtctaatataaaagagaagttcattaatatttatataatatgtatcttTGACTACTCTAGAACGGTCATGAATGCGCGTATCCTAAAATCAAGGCGGGCTATGACGTCACGTGACGCTATGCGTCGGTGTGTCGGCAGCGTCGCGGTAAAATGCGCTGTCGCAAGTTGCAATACgacagagaaggaaaggagacaTAGATGTTGTCAATGCGAGCGCGTCCGTTGCTGTCGCCGTTGTCGTCGTGGTTATTTTTGAGAAATGTCGGTGAAATACTCGTGATATCATAACTCGCACAgacgacaaaaaaaatgtattcactCGAGAAACAAGTTCTTCAATAAGTGCAAGTCTGTTTCAAgtgagaaaggataaaaagatagaaagagtatAGACGCGAAAGCAAGGTGGTGTGACCGACAATCGATCGGACCTTTcctattttttaatcgattctttttacATACCACTTAACATTCGCGTTTATTCAAATTAATCCTGGcgtaatcataaaaatatacaataaaaaaaaaaaaagtatgggATCCATAGTATTGAAATCTCTCTCCGTGTTACTCGGtatattcttcgtttttgtTGGTACAATGAAATTAACGTCTCACATTAGCAAAGATCTGCATAAAGACCTGGTAAGTCCGTACGAATCAAatcctcattttttttttgttttgtttttagttGATTGTTATGACAAAAGCTCaactaatattatataattctgtTTCTATCTTGACGGCTATGATAAATAGAATGAATGGGGATGGTTCAAACAGAGAAAAGAcaacatatgtatttttattcttttttccccttattCCTTCCTATACTTTCTACTCCTTCTTTCGCTATAACCCCCATGTGAACGTTgcgtaatattaaatattagttttgtCATCCATGATTccctttcttgttctcttcttcAAGAATCAGAGAAGCGTGCGCAGTTTCTCTCAGAATTGTCTGACAATGTAGGCGGGATCGATTCGTTTGTAGCGCGTGTTACACTCGGCACGATGGATCGAAATTTGctgatctatttttatatcctcTGTCTGTCGCTAGTAGTCCATTAATTCGTTCATTTGTGCATGTGATTTTGGCCGCTCGTTGAAAATGTGGAAGGAGTTGCGCATCCATTTTCGGTTACGAATTACGAAATGTAATGAGTATACAAGTAAACGTATCTTCTAACGGAATTCTAACAGAAACAATTATAtcttgatataaattttattacaaattttcttttcttcattgcataacgttaaaaattaaattcgtaaGTTTCATAAGTTCTTTTCTTAagttctcgtttttttcttaaatgatttaattaacatcgataataaatttaactaaATACGTTATATGCCATTTGCAAAGTATATGATTATCtgaatattcgtaaaaaaagaatgatctgcaattaatttattactcaCATTTAtctaaaacaattatttttataatttataacatattacGACTTATCGGAATAACAGACGAATGTATTTTAGTACGTTTGTACGCCGGTAAGATGGAGTAGCAAGCGCATTAAAATGTCTCAGTTTACGCGCCttttaatgaagaaatttaaatCTTCTTTCTAATATCCTTGGATGTTGTTAAGAAAGCAGGTAACGttagttaattttatttataagatacgAAGGTTTCGTATTAGTTtgaattaaagatattttttttctcttaaatttgCCCGACttactcttattattttatatatacatacatactcaaTATTtgcatatgtatttaaatagatatatattattaatcaacaaacaataaaataacatcAACGCTTTAAACGAAGCACGAAGCTCAAAGTAATTTTCGCATTCAAGGTATTTTCGCTTCTATTTTTGCTGCTGGACCATCCTCGTCGTAGTCGTTAATGCATATGCTATTATCTTACAAAAGCAGCTGTCCGAAGCAGTTAGTTGAGTCTATGCCAAATATCTATTCGCCAAATTCTCGATATTTACCATTTATTCACTCAAcctaatcattaataataaattagtcTGGGCTAAATTAatcgagaaatataattacatagcAAAATGATCacgttttttaatatacgataatttaatatgctatgtatatatgtatgtatatatatatgtgtgtgtgtatgtatgtatactcaTTTGtattctcattcttctttttttttttttttcagagaaaagaatatgtcAAATACGCGAAAGTATTTCCATTATCTACCACGTTGGATTTCAAAGTTCCGAGCAAATGGTACAGAAGAGTGGTTGGCTCGCTCGAAATCATCTGCGGTCTTGCCATGGCAATAATTccaaattgtatatatatatatatatatagatatgtgtatataagactaatgaaattaatgtaataagtACTATTTCAttgagaatttatttaatgattataatgtaatcattttttacagataagataaaaaatttatcgaatgcGGTATTACTCTTTTTGATGCTAATGGCCGTGTATTCTCATTATATGGTAAACGATAGATTTGAAAGAATTGCACCGGCTTTGGTATGTATATTTTGAACGTTTTATCAAAAATCGGGAAGTAACTATAATGCGTTTCAATTAAACGtgtcttttgttttcttttcttttctttctaggtatttttctttatgcTGACTGGTCGATTGGTAATAGATTGGCAATTACGACGGGAGGATGCACAACCAGTTGCAGCTAATGGAGTAGACGAGAAAACTAGAAAACAAGACTGaatctatttatttgaaaaccTGGCGAGCGTATCTCTTTTACACATTTTGCAAAGCAAATCGTACGTCGAGGCAGAATTCTGTcgatgagagaagaaaatataaatactaaaGATAAACTACACTAATCCTGCGAACAAAACAGAACTAGATGGATGTCACATTTATTTCTAGTATTCCTTCCGTTTGTGGAGAGgatagaatattttcgatgagAATATACGAAAATGCTACGTCCTTTTTAGTATAGACTCGAATACGTCCGACAACGTAAAGTGAGCAATATCTCATCCACATCTTTGCacgtaaatgaaaatttccaGATCCACGCTATAATTGTTTGGATCGATATTGCTATCCTTACATTAAAAATGAGACACAATGTGTTAGCAGGTCCGTGTTTATGCTCCTAAACATTatgtgaaatatttacattaattatgAGATACAAGGAgcttgttaaaaatatattttaccaaAGTCtgcaatatattaa
Coding sequences within it:
- the LOC122631446 gene encoding novel acetylcholine receptor chaperone isoform X2, with amino-acid sequence MLLRKQRKEYVKYAKVFPLSTTLDFKVPSKWYRRVVGSLEIICGLAMAIIPNYKIKNLSNAVLLFLMLMAVYSHYMVNDRFERIAPALVFFFMLTGRLVIDWQLRREDAQPVAANGVDEKTRKQD
- the LOC122631446 gene encoding novel acetylcholine receptor chaperone isoform X1, which produces MGSIVLKSLSVLLGIFFVFVGTMKLTSHISKDLHKDLRKEYVKYAKVFPLSTTLDFKVPSKWYRRVVGSLEIICGLAMAIIPNYKIKNLSNAVLLFLMLMAVYSHYMVNDRFERIAPALVFFFMLTGRLVIDWQLRREDAQPVAANGVDEKTRKQD